The sequence GGCAAACGTAAGGCGGCTTTTGCGGCTCCTTATCCGGGTACAGTAATGCCGGTTAACCTGGCTAATATTTTCGGCAATACGCTTATTGTTCAGAAAGATGCCTTCCTGTGTGCGGCACTGGGTACGAAATTGAGCATTCAGTTTAACCAGCGGTTAGGAGCCGGTTTTTTTGGCGGGGAAGGATTTATTCTGGAAAAACTTCAGGGCGACGGTATGGTGTTTATCCATGCAGGGGGCGTAGTTATCGAACGGACGCTGAACAATGAAACGCTTCGGGTCGATACTGGTTGTGTCGTCGGATTTGAACCCAGTATTAATTTTGATATTCAGCGGTCGGGTGGGCTGAAAAGCATGATTTTCGGTGGGGAAGGGCTATTCCTGGCAACGCTTCGCGGAACGGGTAAGGTCTGGATTCAGTCGATGCCAATTTCTAAACTCGTTCAGCGATTAGCACCTAATGGTGGACAGGCTCACAAAGAAGGCGGTTCCGTATTAGGCCAATTGGGAAATTTGTTTGAAGACTAACCGGATCGAGCAGCTGATGCGGGTCGTATTCGTTCGATTTGCCTGATTTACAGGGTTAGACGAAAAAAATAGTTGTTATTTTGCTTAGCTAAGACATTTTTTGGCAAAATCATGTTAATCAGTAAAATCCAATAAATCGCCGTCCAGATGGAAGTCATTTGCACAAACGATAATTTCCCCGCGCCTGTACTGGCGTTCTACGCTGAGTTTGGTATTCAGACACCCAAGCGCGATCAGCTGTATACGATCCGGCAGGTTAAGCGCCATACAACCGGTGATACGGGCGTATTGCTGAATGAGATTCAGAACCCTGAAGTGCCGGTTAAGCATCCGGTTATGGGGGAAGTCTGGTTTGAACCAACGTTCAACATCAACCGCTTCGCTACACTGCTGGGGCAGCCGGTGCGACAGGAAGAATTAGAAGATGTAAACGCCTGATCGAGCGTTTTTGTACATAGTTAAAAAGCCCTGCACCAAATCGCCGGGCTTTTTCGTTGTTGTTGTCATGCTGGAACACCAGCCCGGTGCCGAAGGAAGCATCTTCCCGTACTCATACAGTCCAGCTACCGGAGATGCTTCCTTCGGCGGCATGACAAAAACTGTGGTAAAATACGTTCTTATTCTGCTCACGGGTTTGTTTACTGCTGCCTGCGGTAGTAATTCATCCGATAATTACACGCCTAAGCCCAAGGGCTATCCGCGTTTCGATCTGCCCGAACCGAGTTATCAACTCCTTGAGCCAACGCATCCCTATCAGTTCGAGTACAATAAAATTGCCCGAATTCTGCCCGACACGTTTGCCCGTTCGGAGCCTCACTGGATTTTTATTAATTATCCGGCTTATCATGCCAGCGTTCAACTGACCTATAAGCCCGTTCGAAACGACATCAATCGGTTGCGTGCCATGCTGGAAGATGCGTATAAACTGGCAGCCCGGCATAACATTAAGGCATACGCCATTGAAGAGAAGAAAATTCGGATGAAGTCGGGTTTAGAGGCCAGCATCATTGATCTGTCGGGGGAGGTGCCGAGCCAGGTTCAATTTGTGACAACCGACTCGACGACCAATTTTCTGCGGGGTGCGCTATACTTCAATACCGCCACCGAAAACGATTCACTACAACCCGTTATTCAGTACATTCGCAAGGACATCGTCCATTTGTTGAATACGCTGAAATGGCGGAAATAATACCAGTTTAGGTGTTCAATCGCTGATACATGATCTCTCCTTGTCGTCGTTAGTTGCCGAACGCCCTAATCCGGAATATTTTAACAACCTGACTCTATGAAACTACTAATTTTTCTTGTTTGTCTGTCGACCACTATTGCCGTTGCGCAAACTAAAAAGCCAGCGGCTAAGGCATCACCTAAACCTGCGGCTGCACCTGCCAAATTACCGGGACAACTTATTTACGAACAAAACTGTCTGACCTGCCATCAGGCCAATGGGTCGGGAGTTCCTAACCTGAATCCTCCGCTTCGTGGAACGGATTGGGTTAATGGCGATAAAACCCGGCTCATCAATGTGATACTGAAAGGTCTACAGGGGCAGGAAGTTGAAGGCGATGCCTACGATAATGCTATGCCTGCGCATGACTTTTTAACCGACGATCAGATTGCCGATGTGCTCACCTATGTTCGCAGTAATTTCGGCAATAAAGCCAGTGCGATAACCGCCGAAGAGGTGAAATCGGCCCG comes from Spirosoma aureum and encodes:
- a CDS encoding TIGR00266 family protein, yielding MYSHEIDYKIIGEDIQIVEIELDPNETVIAEAGSMLFMEDGIEFETKMGDGSQPNQGFMGKLLQAGTRMITGESLFMTHFTNRGVGKRKAAFAAPYPGTVMPVNLANIFGNTLIVQKDAFLCAALGTKLSIQFNQRLGAGFFGGEGFILEKLQGDGMVFIHAGGVVIERTLNNETLRVDTGCVVGFEPSINFDIQRSGGLKSMIFGGEGLFLATLRGTGKVWIQSMPISKLVQRLAPNGGQAHKEGGSVLGQLGNLFED
- the gldD gene encoding gliding motility lipoprotein GldD, with amino-acid sequence MTKTVVKYVLILLTGLFTAACGSNSSDNYTPKPKGYPRFDLPEPSYQLLEPTHPYQFEYNKIARILPDTFARSEPHWIFINYPAYHASVQLTYKPVRNDINRLRAMLEDAYKLAARHNIKAYAIEEKKIRMKSGLEASIIDLSGEVPSQVQFVTTDSTTNFLRGALYFNTATENDSLQPVIQYIRKDIVHLLNTLKWRK
- a CDS encoding c-type cytochrome; its protein translation is MKLLIFLVCLSTTIAVAQTKKPAAKASPKPAAAPAKLPGQLIYEQNCLTCHQANGSGVPNLNPPLRGTDWVNGDKTRLINVILKGLQGQEVEGDAYDNAMPAHDFLTDDQIADVLTYVRSNFGNKASAITAEEVKSARAAK